In Patescibacteria group bacterium, a single window of DNA contains:
- a CDS encoding phosphotransferase gives MSTEHFATVQSSLEKYASSIDLEITEKNKIPFTGGEIIYARTQSGMDVVIKKTARKNQAEHEWRGLNTAHSTGIATPSPIALVNYNQDHLALVSTRIHGKSLYFNPNPGIKDKLGNQIRIMHNTAQVTGDSWKATGRNSFAYYDKYIFNWSRVGLEEINIDSKSYALIKSFRDLMEQFCNETQPTFNHNDLHDGQVIVTEENIPVLIDFGEWTEETWLNDIGYYLFHQIRTDRPKDDFSTFLNGYLSGERLSESERSNLAFYLLFISSRALTYFYRNSSPYLSTAKETHGKVLKYVDNEEVWKNY, from the coding sequence ATGTCTACAGAACATTTTGCAACTGTCCAAAGCTCACTTGAAAAATATGCAAGTTCAATTGATCTTGAAATTACTGAAAAAAATAAAATACCGTTTACTGGCGGTGAAATTATCTATGCTAGAACACAATCTGGTATGGATGTTGTAATTAAAAAGACTGCACGTAAGAATCAAGCTGAACATGAGTGGAGAGGTTTAAATACGGCACATTCTACAGGTATTGCAACACCTTCACCTATTGCACTTGTTAATTACAATCAAGATCATCTAGCACTGGTATCAACACGTATTCATGGAAAAAGTTTGTATTTTAATCCAAATCCAGGGATTAAGGATAAATTAGGCAATCAAATCAGAATAATGCATAATACAGCGCAGGTTACTGGTGATAGTTGGAAAGCAACAGGTAGAAATTCATTTGCTTACTATGATAAATATATTTTTAATTGGTCACGAGTTGGTCTTGAAGAAATTAATATTGACAGTAAATCTTATGCACTAATTAAAAGCTTTAGAGATTTAATGGAGCAGTTTTGCAACGAAACACAGCCAACTTTTAACCACAATGATTTACATGATGGCCAGGTTATTGTTACCGAGGAAAATATTCCAGTATTAATAGATTTTGGAGAGTGGACAGAGGAAACATGGTTAAATGATATTGGATACTATTTATTTCACCAGATTCGAACTGATAGACCAAAAGATGACTTTTCAACTTTCTTAAACGGGTACCTCTCAGGAGAAAGATTATCTGAATCTGAAAGGTCGAACCTCGCCTTCTATTTGCTTTTCATATCTTCAAGAGCTTTAACTTATTTTTACAGGAACAGTAGTCCTTATTTATCAACAGCAAAGGAGACACACGGCAAAGTTTTAAAATATGTTGATAATGAAGAAGTTTGGAAAAATTATTGA
- the thrS gene encoding threonine--tRNA ligase, with translation MRLHKIYNICMNKTKKIIEPKQEQSFDHKVLGKELDLFTFSEVVGKGLPLWTPKGASIRRELERFIVDEEIKRGYQHVYTPDIANLGLYKKSGHYPYYKDSMYAPIVIDDEEYMLRPMTCPHHFELYLSRPRSYRELPMRIAEISKLYRYEQSGELMGLQRVRSFCLSDAHIITQKENAMDEIEKVLDLIDYVTNILGLVKYKDYKYRLSLGDRNDSQKYFKDDKAWDDAEEILRKALKSRKIEFTEAEKEAAFYGPKIDIQMVNANGKEDTAITVQYDFVMPKRFDLTFINEKGEKEEAVVVHRSSIGAIERTIAFLIEKYKGAFPLWLSPVQVKILPLTERNVDYAKKIYEELMENKIRVEIDDRNETLGAKIRDAQKEKVNYMVIVGDRDEKVKVISVRTRGEKDLGQMKLDEFLSKIRQEIETKSLN, from the coding sequence ATTCGTCTTCATAAAATATATAATATTTGTATGAATAAGACGAAAAAAATAATTGAACCAAAACAAGAGCAATCTTTTGATCATAAAGTTTTAGGAAAAGAATTAGATTTATTTACTTTTTCTGAAGTTGTTGGCAAAGGATTGCCTCTTTGGACTCCAAAAGGAGCTTCAATAAGGCGTGAACTTGAGAGATTTATTGTTGATGAAGAAATAAAACGAGGGTACCAGCACGTTTATACTCCAGATATTGCAAACTTAGGGCTTTATAAAAAGAGCGGGCATTATCCGTATTATAAAGATTCAATGTATGCGCCAATTGTAATTGATGATGAAGAATATATGCTTCGCCCTATGACTTGCCCACATCATTTTGAGCTTTATTTAAGCAGACCAAGAAGCTATCGAGAGTTGCCAATGAGAATTGCAGAGATTTCAAAACTTTATAGATATGAGCAGTCAGGAGAATTAATGGGACTTCAGCGAGTGCGAAGTTTTTGTTTGTCTGATGCACATATAATTACTCAAAAAGAAAATGCGATGGATGAAATTGAAAAAGTATTGGATTTAATTGATTATGTAACTAATATACTTGGTCTGGTTAAATATAAAGACTATAAATATAGACTTTCTTTAGGGGATAGAAATGATTCACAAAAATATTTTAAAGACGATAAAGCATGGGATGATGCAGAAGAAATATTAAGAAAGGCATTAAAATCTCGCAAAATAGAATTTACAGAAGCAGAAAAAGAAGCCGCGTTTTATGGACCAAAAATTGATATTCAAATGGTTAATGCAAACGGAAAAGAAGATACAGCAATTACAGTGCAATATGATTTTGTAATGCCAAAGCGATTTGACTTAACTTTTATAAACGAAAAAGGCGAAAAGGAGGAAGCAGTGGTGGTGCACCGATCAAGTATTGGAGCAATTGAGAGAACAATTGCGTTCTTGATTGAGAAATACAAGGGTGCATTTCCTCTTTGGCTTAGCCCTGTACAAGTTAAAATCTTGCCACTTACAGAGCGAAATGTAGATTATGCTAAGAAAATTTATGAGGAACTGATGGAGAATAAAATTAGAGTGGAAATTGATGATAGAAATGAAACTCTTGGAGCGAAAATTCGCGATGCGCAGAAAGAAAAGGTAAATTATATGGTAATTGTTGGCGACCGAGACGAGAAAGTAAAAGTAATTTCCGTGCGTACACGCGGCGAAAAAGACCTTGGACAAATGAAATTAGACGAATTTTTGAGTAAAATAAGACAAGAAATTGAAACTAAGAGCCTAAACTGA
- a CDS encoding FecR domain-containing protein, giving the protein MDRKSLIIGVIIVIALAIGGVFLVKSKKINNQNVLSAQTSTTTDPNQMPILEIFSGNVFIKQNGASDFVSATDQEKVNVGDVIKTDATGRAQVLYPTHSVTRIDFNSEMTIENYTTTPSVTKVKVDQGNIWSRVAKLFGSSDSNDTENDTLVASVRGTSYGLGSDTNGNTIVEIIKSHVYVECNADASKNIDLQTNNKLITNCLSKLSSVKLTNSDLNSDWVKFNEDQDKILDQRFPESFDDEPSPTPTPKPTLKPTAKPTASPTPITTQAPTSSPTNTPTPTPTPTYTPRKTSTPIPTPTPTYFIDYPIYYPIYTPSPTPPVIK; this is encoded by the coding sequence ATGGATAGAAAGTCCCTTATTATTGGTGTAATTATTGTTATCGCTCTTGCTATTGGTGGAGTTTTTTTAGTGAAATCTAAAAAGATTAATAACCAAAACGTTTTATCTGCTCAAACTTCTACAACTACCGACCCAAACCAAATGCCAATTCTTGAAATTTTCTCAGGAAATGTTTTCATCAAACAAAATGGTGCAAGCGATTTTGTCAGTGCTACAGATCAGGAAAAAGTAAATGTTGGAGATGTTATAAAAACAGATGCAACAGGGAGAGCACAAGTACTTTATCCAACGCACAGCGTAACTCGTATTGATTTTAATAGTGAAATGACTATTGAAAATTACACTACAACTCCTAGCGTTACAAAAGTAAAGGTTGATCAAGGAAATATCTGGAGCAGAGTTGCTAAACTTTTTGGAAGTAGTGACTCAAACGATACAGAAAATGATACTTTAGTTGCATCAGTGCGCGGAACTTCTTATGGACTTGGAAGCGATACAAACGGAAATACAATTGTTGAAATTATTAAATCTCACGTTTATGTGGAGTGCAATGCTGATGCAAGCAAAAATATTGATCTACAAACAAATAATAAATTGATTACAAACTGTCTTAGTAAACTTTCTTCTGTAAAATTGACAAACAGCGATTTAAATAGTGACTGGGTAAAATTTAATGAAGATCAAGATAAAATTTTGGATCAACGATTTCCAGAAAGTTTTGATGATGAACCAAGCCCAACTCCAACACCTAAGCCAACTTTAAAACCAACAGCTAAGCCTACTGCTTCTCCAACTCCTATTACAACACAAGCGCCAACTAGCTCACCAACAAATACTCCGACTCCAACGCCAACACCGACTTACACTCCAAGAAAAACATCTACACCGATTCCTACTCCAACACCAACTTACTTTATTGATTACCCAATTTATTATCCTATCTATACTCCCTCGCCAACACCACCGGTGATAAAATAA
- a CDS encoding adenylate/guanylate cyclase domain-containing protein yields the protein MKNFRGLIIGLVIFILLSFLFVFGFFGTWQNKLSDTLFTQKSAPNNIVIVAIDDASINQIGRFPWDRSVYANLLNKLNKDAVKPQVIGIDITFSETSNPKSDGDFATALKNYSNTKIVLSSETNGVNILSPINELKNVSATGYANTIADSDGVVRKIPESEIDGIKSFATEISGKSENGNINFIGNNNSFTTYSFNDILDGKISDKNLNNKIVLIGSTAVDLHDDQIVPTSPAMNGVEIQANIINTILTNGAKNNESKLITLFTLLIICLVASIIFINLSPVVVFISGILMIVIYAVYVIFSFDNGTIRNIVFPIFAIIISCIADTIYKYLTESRQRKFLKQTFGFYLSKSVLEHLIQNPHKIKLGGESKELTVLFSDIASFTSISEKLTPTDLAKLLNSYLTKMTNVIFENRGVLDKYIGDAIMAFWGAPEIEKDHAYLACVTALAMQEEIKKNFDFSARVGINTGEMVVGNMGSEQRFDYSLLGDNVNLGSRLEGINKYYGTKICISENTYKKVEGRVVARKLDDVAVKGKSKGVSIYELRALGEPKEKEKIFLEEFEEARKIYEKGDFKKALTAFKVLVKKYSEDGPILMYIERIKELIANPPSEWDGVYHATAK from the coding sequence ATGAAAAATTTTAGAGGATTAATAATTGGTTTAGTTATTTTTATTTTATTATCTTTCCTTTTCGTTTTTGGTTTTTTTGGTACCTGGCAAAATAAATTAAGCGATACTTTATTTACACAAAAATCTGCACCAAACAATATTGTAATTGTTGCAATTGATGATGCGTCAATTAATCAAATTGGGAGATTTCCATGGGACAGAAGCGTTTATGCAAATTTACTTAATAAATTAAATAAAGACGCAGTAAAACCTCAAGTAATTGGAATTGACATAACTTTTTCAGAAACTTCAAACCCAAAATCTGATGGCGATTTTGCAACTGCTTTGAAAAATTACAGTAATACAAAAATTGTTTTATCAAGCGAAACAAACGGCGTCAATATTTTATCTCCAATCAATGAATTAAAAAATGTAAGTGCGACAGGCTATGCAAATACAATTGCTGACTCCGACGGCGTTGTCAGAAAAATTCCAGAAAGCGAAATTGATGGGATAAAAAGTTTTGCAACAGAAATTTCAGGTAAAAGTGAAAATGGAAATATTAATTTTATAGGAAACAATAATAGTTTCACAACTTATTCTTTTAATGATATTTTGGATGGAAAAATTAGCGATAAAAACTTAAACAACAAGATAGTTTTGATTGGTTCTACTGCAGTTGATCTTCATGACGACCAAATTGTCCCAACATCTCCAGCTATGAACGGGGTCGAAATTCAGGCAAATATTATAAATACAATTCTAACAAATGGCGCTAAGAATAATGAATCAAAATTAATAACTTTATTTACATTACTAATTATTTGCCTTGTTGCATCAATTATTTTTATTAATTTATCTCCAGTTGTTGTTTTTATATCAGGAATTTTAATGATAGTAATATATGCAGTTTATGTAATATTTTCTTTTGATAACGGGACGATTCGTAATATTGTTTTTCCAATTTTTGCAATAATTATTTCATGTATTGCTGATACGATTTATAAATATTTAACAGAAAGCCGTCAGCGAAAATTTCTTAAACAAACTTTTGGATTTTATTTATCAAAATCAGTTTTGGAACATCTTATTCAAAATCCACATAAAATAAAACTTGGAGGAGAAAGCAAGGAACTTACAGTTTTATTTTCTGATATTGCTTCATTTACTAGTATTAGTGAAAAATTAACGCCAACTGATTTGGCAAAATTATTAAATAGCTATTTAACCAAAATGACAAATGTGATTTTTGAAAACAGGGGAGTCTTGGATAAATATATCGGGGATGCCATTATGGCGTTTTGGGGAGCTCCAGAAATTGAGAAAGACCATGCATATTTGGCCTGTGTTACGGCACTTGCAATGCAGGAAGAAATAAAGAAAAATTTTGATTTTAGTGCTCGAGTCGGAATCAATACCGGAGAAATGGTTGTGGGGAATATGGGAAGCGAGCAAAGATTTGATTATTCGCTTTTGGGAGATAATGTAAATTTAGGAAGTAGACTTGAAGGAATAAATAAATATTATGGAACTAAAATTTGTATTAGTGAGAATACTTACAAAAAAGTTGAGGGAAGAGTAGTAGCAAGAAAACTCGATGATGTTGCAGTAAAAGGAAAGTCAAAAGGAGTAAGTATTTACGAACTACGGGCACTTGGAGAACCAAAGGAAAAAGAGAAAATATTCTTAGAAGAATTTGAAGAAGCAAGAAAAATTTATGAAAAAGGTGACTTTAAAAAAGCGTTGACTGCATTTAAGGTTTTGGTTAAAAAATATTCAGAAGACGGGCCAATTTTAATGTATATAGAACGAATTAAAGAATTGATTGCAAATCCCCCAAGCGAATGGGATGGAGTATATCATGCAACCGCAAAGTGA
- a CDS encoding SagB/ThcOx family dehydrogenase, with amino-acid sequence MKNDKTINILKKLELSSSIKFNNSIKIKNFSKTKTSYSAWPEQWKKVYYKAYPKFPQVLLPDPARARWSLDDALIKRKSQREFTKKDIKIQDLSTLLYFSSGLKELLFKGSGERRFYPSAGARYPLEIYPVIFNAESIKPAIYHYHVKSHSLEEIYSNSFVAQIIKQFNQPWIRKSSMLIVVSAVFERTDNKYGDRGLRHIFTEYGHYAQNIYLISQELGLGSCSIGGFIDDGLNKLLDFDPIDESVIGVIAIGTL; translated from the coding sequence ATGAAAAACGATAAAACAATAAACATACTTAAAAAGCTAGAGCTTTCATCTTCAATAAAATTTAATAATAGTATTAAGATAAAGAATTTTAGTAAAACAAAAACTTCATATAGTGCTTGGCCTGAGCAGTGGAAGAAGGTTTATTACAAAGCATATCCTAAATTTCCTCAAGTTTTGTTACCTGATCCAGCAAGAGCACGCTGGAGCTTAGATGATGCATTGATTAAACGAAAATCTCAAAGAGAATTTACAAAAAAAGATATAAAAATCCAAGATCTCTCTACTTTGCTGTATTTTTCAAGCGGTTTAAAAGAACTTTTGTTTAAAGGATCTGGAGAAAGAAGGTTTTATCCTTCTGCAGGAGCTAGGTATCCTTTAGAAATTTATCCAGTCATTTTTAATGCGGAAAGCATTAAACCTGCAATTTATCATTATCATGTTAAAAGTCATTCTTTAGAAGAAATATATAGCAATAGTTTTGTAGCGCAAATAATTAAGCAGTTTAATCAACCATGGATACGTAAGTCTTCAATGTTAATTGTTGTTTCAGCTGTTTTTGAAAGGACTGATAACAAATACGGAGATAGGGGGCTAAGACATATATTTACCGAATATGGTCATTATGCTCAAAATATTTACCTGATTTCACAAGAGCTAGGCCTTGGTTCATGTTCTATAGGCGGATTTATTGACGATGGATTGAACAAATTATTGGATTTTGACCCAATAGATGAAAGTGTAATTGGTGTTATTGCAATAGGAACTTTATAG
- the rpmI gene encoding 50S ribosomal protein L35 encodes MPKQKTRKSVTKRFKITKNGKVMFRHNFSRHLRIKKSRAKKRAAKRPAVMTSYYAKKIRKSLGVTLTK; translated from the coding sequence ATGCCGAAACAGAAAACAAGGAAATCAGTAACAAAGAGATTTAAAATTACAAAAAACGGGAAAGTAATGTTCCGTCATAACTTTTCCAGACATTTGCGTATCAAAAAATCTCGTGCAAAGAAACGAGCAGCAAAAAGACCAGCTGTAATGACAAGTTATTATGCAAAGAAAATAAGAAAGTCGCTTGGAGTAACTTTAACAAAATAA
- a CDS encoding metalloregulator ArsR/SmtB family transcription factor, protein MANKLKSPFPKYVYERNSEIYKLMANPKRLEILNIIKNTEASVDQLSEIIGIRKANTSQHLSILRHLRIVNVRKEGKNSYYKLVNPELIAPCAILMKLWNK, encoded by the coding sequence ATGGCAAATAAACTAAAATCTCCTTTTCCGAAATATGTCTACGAAAGGAACTCGGAAATTTATAAATTAATGGCGAACCCCAAAAGACTTGAAATTTTAAATATTATAAAAAACACCGAAGCTAGCGTTGATCAGCTTTCTGAAATAATTGGTATACGAAAAGCAAATACTTCTCAACATCTTTCTATCTTAAGACATTTGAGAATAGTAAACGTCAGGAAGGAAGGAAAAAATTCTTATTACAAGCTAGTAAACCCAGAACTTATCGCTCCGTGTGCCATATTGATGAAACTCTGGAATAAATAG
- a CDS encoding NUDIX domain-containing protein yields the protein MINNQELLYVVDEFDTPQKPQPRKKVFKDGLWRRTVHVWILNNKNQILCQKRSMKKDISPGMWESYAGGHVGHEDENYFIGAARELSEETGLSVLPKDLDLVKIYKADKFKEYRGIFTFKWDGNIDDLKSEEDEVDEVKFININKVKKYLQEKDSNWCLPGYEEDIFSHIDNLN from the coding sequence ATGATAAATAATCAAGAATTATTGTATGTTGTTGATGAGTTTGATACTCCTCAAAAACCACAACCAAGGAAAAAAGTTTTTAAAGACGGGCTTTGGCGTCGTACTGTTCATGTCTGGATTTTAAATAATAAAAATCAAATCCTTTGCCAAAAACGCTCTATGAAAAAAGACATCTCCCCAGGAATGTGGGAATCCTATGCTGGCGGCCACGTCGGCCATGAAGATGAAAATTATTTTATTGGAGCTGCAAGAGAATTGTCAGAAGAAACAGGTCTTTCAGTTTTGCCAAAAGATCTGGATCTTGTAAAAATTTATAAAGCGGACAAATTTAAAGAATATCGCGGTATTTTCACTTTTAAATGGGACGGAAATATTGATGATCTTAAAAGTGAGGAAGACGAAGTTGATGAAGTAAAATTTATAAATATCAATAAAGTCAAAAAATATTTACAGGAAAAAGATTCAAATTGGTGTTTACCAGGTTACGAAGAAGACATTTTTTCCCATATAGACAATTTAAATTAA
- a CDS encoding right-handed parallel beta-helix repeat-containing protein codes for MKYKLVGIFILVLLFFIIGVKSSFAATYYVSPSGNDSYGGSLASPWKTLTHAANIAVSGDIVYIRTGTYHEVLAPIVSGAQSSPITFKAYQGETPIISGVNSGGSPPNVTGLATGINLANKSYIVVDGLIVRDVYDHWADLTNANNNTLQNMTFTFSTQYGTGNWQGILMDGSSFNKILNSTIEKWGCPQDVYNCGGDAINMKGGAYNNLIQGNTFGSAMHAEVQIQSGHDNIIRQNTFTNDIEKDLEITDRVQNTTYHNLIELNTFRQAGWNNENHGGMHIQMASSRNIIRNNIFTDSSGEAMNCEVWSDSGDIVYDCANNRVYNNTIVHTMIDPGGYPNGAGGSNQNWIPGGLYIDNFGYGMYPITGNVFKNNIFYDNQPNTGIDPGDDQIWILDSKISLDSNLFQGNIFFHQNASDHTIHVQGVISGTAIEANNNLSGNFSGNLATAPTFITYAPATIPETYDLHLRSGSAGIDQGANLTQTTASGNGTAISVADASYFQDGYLGMITADSIRVGNSAAIISSVDLVNNIINVDRSLSWQSGDAVNLLYAGSAPDIGVYEYGTITIYPADQPSGNDNPTQNNSSTSSITSSANSNYCSDTKPAKKVDLFEIDRAGSTAILYFTPSDKNTRRYNVIFGFKENDERFGGIGIYSQNNNEGVQNIKIDHLDRNTSYSFKIIPINGCAFGEWSNWLTTKGSQNSSGILWKTYKYLRKILKT; via the coding sequence ATGAAATATAAACTGGTAGGGATCTTTATATTAGTATTGTTATTTTTTATTATTGGCGTTAAGAGTAGCTTTGCGGCAACTTATTATGTTTCTCCAAGTGGAAACGATTCGTACGGCGGATCCTTGGCAAGTCCGTGGAAAACATTAACCCATGCTGCAAACATTGCAGTTTCTGGAGATATTGTTTATATAAGGACGGGGACTTATCATGAGGTATTAGCGCCGATAGTAAGCGGAGCCCAATCTTCACCTATTACTTTTAAAGCATATCAAGGTGAGACACCAATTATTAGCGGTGTAAATTCCGGAGGCAGTCCGCCAAACGTAACCGGGCTTGCAACAGGGATTAATCTTGCAAACAAAAGCTATATTGTTGTTGATGGATTAATTGTACGAGATGTTTATGACCATTGGGCAGATTTAACTAATGCAAACAATAATACACTTCAGAACATGACATTTACTTTTTCAACTCAATACGGAACGGGGAATTGGCAGGGAATATTAATGGACGGATCAAGCTTTAATAAGATCTTAAATTCAACAATCGAGAAATGGGGCTGTCCACAAGATGTTTATAACTGCGGAGGTGATGCTATAAATATGAAAGGTGGAGCCTATAATAATTTAATACAGGGAAATACTTTTGGCAGTGCGATGCATGCAGAAGTACAAATTCAATCCGGGCATGATAATATAATTCGTCAAAATACTTTTACAAACGATATTGAAAAAGATTTGGAGATTACCGATAGAGTACAAAACACAACTTACCATAATTTAATAGAATTAAACACTTTTAGACAAGCTGGCTGGAACAACGAAAATCACGGAGGAATGCATATTCAAATGGCGTCTTCGCGAAATATTATACGAAATAACATATTTACAGATTCAAGCGGAGAAGCGATGAATTGTGAAGTTTGGAGCGATTCAGGAGATATTGTTTATGATTGCGCCAACAACCGGGTTTATAACAATACTATTGTCCATACAATGATTGATCCGGGAGGGTATCCAAATGGAGCAGGCGGTTCAAACCAAAACTGGATACCTGGGGGGCTCTATATTGATAATTTTGGCTATGGTATGTATCCGATTACGGGGAATGTTTTTAAAAATAATATTTTTTATGATAACCAACCTAACACAGGTATTGATCCTGGGGATGATCAAATTTGGATCTTGGATTCCAAGATCTCTCTTGATTCTAATCTTTTTCAAGGGAATATATTCTTTCATCAGAATGCATCTGACCATACTATACATGTCCAAGGGGTTATTAGCGGAACTGCAATAGAAGCAAATAATAATTTGTCCGGTAATTTTTCAGGAAATTTAGCAACAGCTCCGACTTTTATCACTTATGCTCCTGCTACAATTCCAGAAACTTATGATTTGCATTTGAGATCAGGGAGCGCTGGCATAGATCAAGGAGCCAACTTAACACAGACTACGGCCTCAGGGAACGGAACTGCAATTTCTGTTGCAGATGCAAGTTATTTTCAAGATGGATATCTGGGTATGATAACAGCAGACAGTATTCGTGTGGGCAACTCTGCTGCTATTATTTCTTCAGTTGATTTAGTTAATAATATTATTAACGTTGATAGATCGCTCAGTTGGCAAAGCGGAGATGCTGTTAACTTGTTATATGCAGGAAGTGCTCCTGATATTGGAGTATACGAATATGGGACGATCACTATTTATCCTGCAGATCAACCAAGTGGCAATGATAATCCTACGCAAAATAATAGTTCAACTTCCTCAATTACTAGTAGTGCTAATAGTAATTATTGCAGCGACACAAAGCCTGCAAAAAAGGTGGATCTTTTTGAAATAGATCGAGCTGGATCAACAGCTATTTTATATTTTACTCCAAGCGACAAGAACACAAGGCGATATAATGTAATATTTGGTTTTAAGGAAAATGACGAACGATTCGGAGGAATTGGTATTTATTCACAAAATAATAACGAAGGTGTACAAAATATAAAAATAGACCATTTAGACCGTAATACATCTTATTCGTTTAAAATTATACCAATAAACGGCTGCGCATTTGGGGAATGGTCAAACTGGCTTACCACAAAAGGTTCTCAAAACAGTTCAGGAATTTTATGGAAAACATATAAATATTTGAGGAAAATTTTGAAAACTTAG
- the infC gene encoding translation initiation factor IF-3, which yields MKKTNLYFKSNEQIHAAELRVLTVDNKQIGVISRDEALKKAREENLDLILIAESANPPVAKIADLGKFIYQEEKKLKKSKAKVSDLKEIRFSPFIGEADYTTRVKRVKEFLEDRDKVKLTVVFLGRQMNSKSFGYGLLDKIVKELGDTIHIDSEPKFLGRYLSMIISPTGKKSKEFVDNINRKESHAETENKEISNKEI from the coding sequence TTGAAGAAAACTAATCTGTATTTTAAATCAAACGAGCAAATACACGCTGCCGAGCTTCGTGTACTTACAGTTGATAACAAACAGATTGGAGTAATAAGCCGGGACGAAGCTTTGAAAAAAGCAAGGGAAGAGAATTTAGATTTGATTCTTATTGCGGAAAGCGCAAATCCGCCAGTTGCTAAAATTGCCGATCTTGGTAAATTTATTTATCAAGAAGAGAAAAAGCTTAAAAAAAGCAAAGCAAAAGTAAGCGACTTGAAAGAAATCAGATTTTCGCCATTTATTGGAGAAGCTGATTATACGACAAGAGTCAAAAGAGTTAAAGAGTTTTTGGAGGATAGAGATAAGGTAAAACTAACCGTTGTTTTTTTGGGGCGCCAGATGAACAGCAAAAGTTTTGGATACGGACTATTAGATAAGATTGTAAAGGAACTTGGGGATACGATACATATTGATAGCGAGCCGAAATTTTTGGGAAGATATTTATCAATGATAATATCGCCGACAGGAAAAAAGAGTAAGGAATTTGTCGATAATATTAACAGAAAGGAATCGCATGCCGAAACAGAAAACAAGGAAATCAGTAACAAAGAGATTTAA
- a CDS encoding histidine phosphatase family protein, with amino-acid sequence MFLFLVRHAEADGVKDRWQAPNSKLSKLGEQQAGALANQLKSFKIDQIFSSDLERSTQTADIISKKIGVETSILDYICERQQLDEMYGAQRESNISKKYIEESRHNFNNLDWKFEDKEESVREVINRTMELTSFLTKNFQGKRVAIVSHDLFIRCLISRILLGKDYSDTQMARSINTLTIDNTGLSLLIHSSQFQMWKINYINNYSHFKDIRINNRQ; translated from the coding sequence ATGTTTTTATTTCTTGTTAGACATGCAGAAGCTGACGGTGTAAAGGATCGTTGGCAAGCTCCAAATTCAAAGTTAAGTAAATTAGGTGAACAACAGGCAGGAGCTTTGGCTAATCAGCTTAAGTCATTCAAGATAGATCAAATATTCTCTAGTGATTTAGAAAGATCTACTCAAACAGCAGATATTATTTCCAAAAAAATCGGAGTAGAAACTAGCATCTTAGATTATATTTGTGAAAGACAGCAGTTAGATGAAATGTATGGAGCACAAAGAGAAAGTAATATATCAAAAAAATATATTGAAGAATCTCGCCATAATTTCAATAATCTTGATTGGAAATTTGAAGATAAGGAAGAATCTGTACGTGAGGTTATAAATCGCACTATGGAATTAACCTCATTTTTAACGAAAAACTTCCAAGGTAAAAGAGTAGCAATTGTTTCGCATGATTTATTTATTAGATGTTTAATCAGTAGAATTTTGTTAGGTAAGGATTATTCTGACACACAAATGGCTAGGAGCATTAACACATTAACCATAGACAATACTGGTTTGTCGTTATTAATCCATAGTAGTCAGTTCCAAATGTGGAAAATTAATTACATCAATAATTATTCGCACTTTAAAGACATAAGAATAAATAACCGTCAATAA